One window of the Oceanicoccus sp. KOV_DT_Chl genome contains the following:
- a CDS encoding TonB-dependent receptor, giving the protein MVYFTFSEGFRVGGVNRAIPRRDGSVVDDQFASDDLESYELGLKSKWADNRVEFNAALYAVDWHDIQISQTDDLTAFDYTENAGEAEIRGVEGEFRWLMNEYFDVSAGVTYIDHEITEGEDKGSELPLVSNENYYLSARYGREVFDTMSMYARADWTYTGGYQTDTNPSRPSIDSYEILNFQVGLQHQDWEVTAFVKNALDNDAVIDEVRPGNSAPLGRVTRLTPRTIGGSVKWYF; this is encoded by the coding sequence ATGGTGTACTTTACTTTTTCTGAAGGTTTTCGTGTTGGCGGTGTCAACCGGGCGATTCCAAGACGTGACGGCAGTGTTGTTGACGATCAGTTTGCATCCGATGATCTGGAATCTTACGAGCTGGGGTTGAAGTCGAAGTGGGCAGATAATCGCGTCGAATTTAATGCGGCATTATATGCTGTCGATTGGCATGATATTCAAATTAGCCAGACCGATGACCTGACCGCTTTCGATTACACTGAAAACGCTGGCGAAGCGGAAATCAGGGGAGTAGAAGGTGAGTTCCGTTGGTTAATGAATGAGTACTTTGATGTTAGTGCAGGCGTGACTTACATCGATCATGAAATTACCGAGGGCGAAGATAAAGGCAGCGAATTGCCGTTAGTTTCAAATGAAAACTATTATCTGTCTGCCCGTTACGGTCGGGAAGTGTTCGACACTATGAGCATGTACGCACGTGCAGATTGGACTTATACCGGTGGTTATCAAACTGATACCAATCCAAGCAGACCCTCTATTGATAGCTATGAGATTCTTAACTTTCAAGTTGGCTTGCAACATCAAGACTGGGAAGTCACTGCTTTTGTTAAAAATGCATTGGACAACGATGCAGTTATTGATGAAGTAAGACCTGGTAATTCCGCGCCGCTAGGCCGGGTAACACGACTGACTCCGCGCACTATTGGCGGCAGTGTTAAGTGGTATTTCTAA
- a CDS encoding TonB-dependent receptor domain-containing protein has product MHTQRKQLATALRLALGLGAVFSVQQLAAQEVSADNKNSQVIEEIKVTGSNIKGLDLEGSMPAIQINRKDILESGADSLVGVLKDLTVTGGGTGTFSTEGASASSGSAPAGSAGVSLRGLGTSSTLTLVNGRRVSVASFGKAGTESFVDINSIPLSAIERIEILPSGASAIYGADAVAGVVNVILRDDFDGFELSVNGGQSTASSDDGEYNLNAVWGKSTDNVRAMIVADYFKRADLYERDRDATKNAIRFSPDSPIVAFNDYDLAIDDVNETDNCLAANSELFQPITTQYGEQCGYNENRVAAIKGDFESIGLTATLDVQFGGLTWFNEVMYQSKESFAAGSGASFGGTPLAVSPNHPGWANEQDLIDALEVNSFGGSPTGIDAATLANDIDSANSPYPDEYEFFTILGRFPDSKAVEVETESYRWVSGLQGQVADWDWETAVNIGHSESEQTGSGLYKRDELQAALLGQLCADGSIVDADFSWYSGDRADVANLSSLNPGGTQCSDIGSSQVWYNPFDGQTNQDPAALRLIQTTATRKGESDLYSFDFNASTTSLFAMPAGNVALAVGMDWRKEEISDEPSADALATAEQSDPIVSFSSTQADYEREQFAVYAEMVVPIADGFEAQIAARYDDYDDFGSDTNGKIGLRYEVNNKLILRANWSESFRAPSLAQAGLNTLLSGFTGRCNGDNEFNQYFDDNDVCGGYSATLPIASELVNNPDLEPETAETYGIGFLLRPTDNIELNVDWWKIEYENLIIDNNTAAYVYGLLTGEISGVIATDPDDLPTGTAGVYLNCDPASYTAGTADDCAGSDLPELFDVHSTPINASEREIEGIDIAYTQYFDTKMGNFKFTLDGSYLVNDEEQLYSSVAADKYAGEWRYPRWRAKAKVRWTQNRWTASLAANYIHGYEDDLDNNRAEEVGGFNPAVDTVNIPSFTVWDFNMGYEFTDNSYARLTVENLFDKQPNFVWGSAAGVDYSNTDIMGRYISVGYTYKF; this is encoded by the coding sequence ATGCATACACAGCGTAAGCAATTGGCCACAGCTTTAAGGTTGGCTCTGGGATTAGGGGCAGTGTTTTCAGTGCAGCAGTTAGCGGCACAGGAAGTATCGGCTGATAACAAAAACTCCCAAGTGATTGAAGAAATAAAAGTAACCGGCTCGAATATTAAAGGGCTTGATTTAGAGGGCTCGATGCCTGCTATTCAAATTAATCGAAAAGATATTTTAGAGTCGGGCGCAGATAGTTTGGTCGGCGTCCTTAAAGATCTTACGGTGACTGGTGGCGGCACCGGTACCTTTAGCACTGAAGGTGCTTCAGCTTCTTCCGGTTCTGCGCCAGCAGGTTCTGCAGGTGTTTCTCTTCGTGGTTTAGGAACAAGCTCAACCTTGACATTAGTTAACGGACGTCGTGTTTCTGTTGCTTCTTTTGGTAAGGCTGGGACAGAGTCATTTGTAGATATAAATTCCATTCCTTTGTCAGCAATTGAACGTATTGAGATTTTACCCTCGGGCGCTTCAGCAATTTATGGTGCCGATGCTGTAGCTGGTGTGGTTAATGTAATTTTGCGTGATGATTTTGATGGCTTTGAATTGTCGGTTAATGGTGGCCAGTCTACAGCGAGTTCAGATGATGGTGAATATAATTTAAATGCTGTTTGGGGTAAATCTACTGATAATGTTCGTGCAATGATTGTGGCTGATTACTTTAAGCGTGCAGACTTATATGAGCGTGATCGTGATGCAACAAAAAATGCCATTCGCTTTAGTCCTGATAGTCCGATAGTTGCGTTTAATGATTATGATCTTGCTATCGATGATGTTAACGAAACAGACAATTGCTTGGCAGCAAATAGTGAACTCTTTCAGCCAATTACTACACAGTATGGTGAACAGTGTGGTTATAACGAAAATCGAGTTGCTGCTATCAAAGGCGACTTTGAATCTATTGGTTTGACTGCAACGCTTGACGTTCAGTTTGGTGGTCTGACATGGTTTAACGAAGTTATGTATCAATCAAAAGAGTCATTTGCGGCGGGTTCTGGAGCTTCTTTTGGTGGTACGCCTTTAGCTGTTAGCCCTAACCACCCTGGTTGGGCTAATGAGCAGGATTTAATTGATGCGTTGGAGGTTAATTCATTTGGTGGATCACCCACTGGCATAGATGCCGCTACTCTAGCTAATGATATTGATTCAGCCAATTCACCTTACCCGGATGAGTATGAATTCTTTACTATCTTGGGGCGTTTTCCTGATAGCAAGGCGGTAGAGGTTGAAACTGAAAGCTATCGATGGGTATCTGGCTTGCAAGGTCAGGTAGCTGATTGGGATTGGGAAACAGCTGTCAATATTGGCCATAGCGAATCAGAGCAGACGGGCAGTGGCTTGTATAAACGTGATGAATTACAGGCTGCGTTATTGGGTCAGTTATGTGCAGATGGCAGTATTGTTGATGCAGACTTTTCTTGGTATTCCGGTGATCGTGCCGATGTTGCTAATTTATCTTCTCTTAATCCAGGTGGTACCCAGTGTTCAGATATAGGTTCAAGCCAGGTTTGGTATAACCCTTTCGATGGCCAAACGAATCAAGATCCTGCCGCATTACGCCTGATTCAAACAACAGCAACAAGAAAAGGTGAGTCTGATCTCTACAGTTTTGATTTTAACGCCTCTACAACGAGTTTATTCGCGATGCCAGCAGGGAATGTTGCGTTGGCAGTGGGCATGGATTGGCGTAAAGAAGAGATATCTGATGAGCCATCAGCAGATGCTCTTGCAACAGCAGAACAGTCTGATCCTATCGTTAGTTTTAGCTCTACTCAAGCAGATTATGAAAGAGAACAATTTGCGGTTTATGCTGAAATGGTAGTGCCAATAGCCGATGGTTTTGAGGCTCAAATTGCCGCTCGATACGATGACTACGACGATTTTGGTAGTGATACTAATGGCAAAATTGGTTTGCGTTATGAAGTGAATAATAAGCTGATTTTACGCGCTAATTGGTCAGAATCTTTTCGTGCGCCATCTCTAGCTCAAGCGGGACTAAATACTCTATTGAGCGGTTTTACGGGCCGTTGTAATGGAGATAATGAATTTAACCAATACTTTGATGATAACGATGTTTGTGGCGGTTATAGTGCAACCTTACCCATTGCCTCTGAATTGGTTAACAACCCTGATCTAGAGCCAGAAACTGCAGAAACTTATGGTATTGGATTCTTACTTCGCCCAACAGACAATATTGAGTTAAATGTTGATTGGTGGAAGATCGAGTATGAAAATTTGATTATCGATAACAATACGGCAGCTTATGTTTATGGTTTATTAACAGGTGAAATTAGCGGCGTCATTGCTACTGATCCGGATGATCTGCCTACAGGAACAGCAGGTGTCTATCTCAACTGTGATCCTGCTTCATATACGGCTGGTACGGCTGATGATTGTGCCGGTTCAGATTTGCCAGAATTATTTGATGTGCATTCAACACCGATTAATGCGTCAGAGCGTGAAATTGAGGGTATAGATATTGCCTATACTCAGTATTTTGATACTAAGATGGGCAACTTTAAATTTACCCTAGATGGTTCTTACTTAGTCAATGATGAAGAGCAATTATATTCGAGTGTAGCTGCTGATAAGTATGCTGGAGAATGGCGTTACCCACGTTGGAGAGCAAAAGCCAAGGTTCGTTGGACTCAGAATCGTTGGACAGCATCCTTGGCAGCCAATTACATCCATGGTTATGAAGACGATTTAGATAATAATCGTGCTGAAGAAGTGGGTGGTTTTAATCCGGCAGTTGATACTGTAAATATCCCTTCATTTACCGTATGGGATTTTAATATGGGTTATGAATTTACGGATAATAGTTACGCGCGTTTAACCGTTGAGAATCTGTTTGATAAACAGCCCAATTTTGTTTGGGGTTCTGCTGCAGGTGTTGATTACTCAAACACTGATATTATGGGACGCTATATCTCAGTCGGCTACACTTATAAGTTTTAA
- a CDS encoding cyanophycinase, translating into MRILLLLLSMLSLTANAAGKLVIVGGALSSENEAVYRAFIDALPSANSKIAIFPVASSSPVSSAQKFRKDLVHYGVDASRVEIIPLATKDDLSTEFDESSWRNNASSAQLATELTRYEGFWFVGGDQMRIIETLLPRAQKPSRLLLALRKQLEEGAVIGGTSAGAAMMSNPMIAGGDSFSALTTTPSDNYYGTESQEYGRLYLHHGLGFFPYGLVDQHFDRKSRLGRLARALLETEQNLGVAVDEDTAMVVDLASHELTAVGSGAVTLLNRQSAKFQAKPFKANNLQISLLASGDRYNLVSHSSKIAGDPKSTVGREYASGEPHQGAGLLLPNQTLSQMLGYDLLDNADSRELRRYSFVESGDGFLFRFRQTPDSAGYWRYRSGSRDQYSIINVMLDVEPVTISVSAER; encoded by the coding sequence ATGCGGATATTATTATTGTTGTTGTCGATGCTGAGCTTGACCGCAAACGCCGCCGGTAAACTGGTTATTGTAGGTGGTGCGCTCAGTAGTGAAAATGAAGCGGTGTATCGCGCCTTTATTGATGCGCTACCAAGCGCGAACAGTAAGATTGCAATTTTCCCTGTCGCCTCAAGTAGCCCAGTTAGCAGTGCGCAGAAATTTCGCAAGGACCTGGTTCATTATGGTGTTGATGCCAGCAGGGTTGAGATTATTCCCTTGGCGACGAAGGATGATTTATCCACGGAGTTTGATGAATCCAGCTGGCGCAATAATGCATCAAGTGCTCAGCTTGCTACTGAGCTCACTCGTTATGAAGGTTTTTGGTTTGTTGGCGGAGACCAAATGCGCATTATCGAAACGCTGTTGCCTCGTGCGCAAAAACCCTCTCGATTGCTGTTAGCACTTCGTAAGCAATTGGAAGAAGGAGCGGTCATTGGCGGCACCAGCGCCGGGGCGGCGATGATGAGTAACCCGATGATTGCTGGCGGTGATAGTTTCAGTGCGCTAACGACGACACCGAGTGATAATTATTATGGTACCGAGAGTCAGGAGTATGGACGTTTGTATTTGCACCACGGCTTGGGGTTTTTCCCTTATGGTTTGGTTGACCAGCACTTTGATCGTAAATCCCGTTTGGGAAGATTAGCACGTGCTTTACTTGAGACTGAGCAAAACCTGGGTGTGGCGGTCGATGAAGATACAGCCATGGTAGTGGACTTGGCTAGTCATGAACTCACTGCTGTTGGTAGTGGTGCAGTCACTTTGTTAAATCGACAATCTGCAAAGTTTCAGGCAAAACCCTTTAAGGCAAACAATCTACAAATTTCATTATTGGCTAGTGGTGATCGCTATAATTTGGTTAGCCACAGTAGCAAGATCGCCGGTGATCCCAAGTCGACGGTGGGCCGTGAATATGCCAGTGGCGAGCCACATCAGGGGGCAGGCTTGCTGCTACCCAATCAAACGCTGTCGCAAATGCTAGGTTATGATTTGCTTGATAATGCAGATAGTCGGGAACTGCGGCGTTATAGTTTTGTTGAGAGTGGGGATGGATTTCTTTTTCGATTCCGACAAACACCAGACAGCGCAGGTTATTGGCGTTATCGCAGCGGTAGTCGTGATCAGTACAGCATTATTAATGTAATGCTGGATGTAGAACCCGTTACTATCTCTGTTTCAGCCGAGCGATAA
- a CDS encoding amidohydrolase family protein, giving the protein MVLIDSIIGVGEIAIADHRGSQPSADELARIAADVRVGGMLAAKRGVVSIHVGEHESQLSLLNKVLRDFDVAANQFLPTHMNRNESLVKAGVAFTQQGGCIDFTASTTDQLIELGELRASSALALALSEGANIDQLTLSSDAQGSLPNFDQNGKLDSLQIGSISSLLDEFRRCVIEQNIALEKALKTVTINPARVLGLHHKGRINSGVDADLLLLDPDTLQLDAVMAQGQWLMLDGTRVTTTRFGE; this is encoded by the coding sequence ATGGTATTGATAGACAGTATTATTGGTGTCGGCGAAATTGCTATTGCCGATCACCGAGGCTCTCAACCCAGTGCTGACGAATTGGCCAGAATCGCAGCAGATGTAAGAGTCGGTGGTATGTTGGCAGCAAAAAGAGGTGTTGTTAGCATCCATGTTGGTGAACATGAATCACAACTATCGCTACTGAATAAAGTGCTGCGCGATTTTGATGTTGCCGCTAATCAATTTTTACCTACGCACATGAATCGCAATGAATCTCTGGTTAAAGCTGGTGTGGCGTTTACCCAGCAGGGCGGTTGTATCGATTTTACTGCTTCAACAACAGATCAATTAATTGAGCTTGGTGAATTGCGCGCCAGTAGTGCACTGGCACTGGCCTTATCTGAAGGCGCAAATATAGATCAGTTAACCTTGTCATCCGATGCCCAGGGATCGCTGCCCAATTTTGACCAAAATGGAAAGTTAGATAGCTTGCAGATTGGCAGCATATCAAGTTTGTTAGATGAATTCAGGCGTTGTGTTATCGAGCAAAATATTGCGCTGGAAAAAGCTTTGAAGACAGTCACGATTAATCCTGCGCGAGTATTAGGGCTGCATCATAAAGGTCGAATCAATAGCGGGGTCGATGCCGACCTGTTATTGCTAGACCCGGATACACTGCAATTAGATGCTGTTATGGCCCAAGGGCAATGGTTAATGCTGGATGGTACTAGAGTAACGACTACCCGGTTTGGAGAATAG
- the yfcC gene encoding putative basic amino acid antiporter YfcC — MLNQPNKVAAPRMPDTYLILLGVALLAFLLTYLVPAGSFDVVKQLQSDGSEKVLLNPESFSLLQENAEGAPLFAEGGNIGLLNLPFEGMVSGNKYGTSIGVFAFIIIAGGSFGMIMATGAIDRGLMRLISISGRADVFFIPVIFITFSLGGAVFGMGEEAIPFVLIVVPFLISLGYDSITGLLVTYVATQIGFSTSWMNPFSVSIAQGVAGVPLLSGAGFRMICWSVFTLLGLIYTLRYAKKVRAFPQLSIAWENDNQFRAESYQRINHDVLSWHDRVILLIFFAGISWIVWGVTTQGYYLPEIASQFFAIGFLIAIVAVVLSRNNFTANQAAISFKEGASQLLPAALVVAFAKGIVLLLGGDDPSTPSVLNTLLFNASQLVDGLPESLAALCMLAFQSVFNFFVTSGSGQAALTMPLMAPLADLVGVTRQTAVLAFQLGDGLTNILVPTSAALMGCLGAARLDWSLWFRFVISLQCLLFLLAAAAMLIAVAIGF, encoded by the coding sequence ATGTTAAATCAACCTAACAAAGTCGCAGCACCCAGAATGCCAGATACCTATCTGATTTTGCTAGGCGTTGCGTTATTGGCTTTTTTGCTGACTTATTTGGTGCCTGCTGGCAGCTTTGATGTTGTAAAACAGTTGCAAAGTGATGGTTCGGAGAAAGTTTTATTAAACCCGGAGAGTTTTAGTTTACTGCAAGAAAATGCTGAAGGGGCACCGCTGTTTGCTGAGGGTGGAAATATAGGGTTGCTTAACCTGCCGTTCGAAGGAATGGTTTCAGGCAATAAATATGGCACATCTATTGGTGTTTTTGCCTTTATCATTATTGCTGGCGGTTCCTTTGGCATGATTATGGCAACAGGGGCAATTGATCGTGGACTAATGCGGTTGATAAGTATAAGTGGTAGAGCCGATGTTTTTTTCATCCCTGTTATATTTATCACTTTTTCATTAGGCGGCGCTGTTTTTGGCATGGGGGAAGAAGCTATTCCCTTTGTTTTAATTGTTGTTCCCTTTTTAATTAGTTTGGGCTACGACAGTATTACGGGTTTATTGGTAACTTATGTGGCGACACAGATTGGTTTTTCTACCTCTTGGATGAATCCATTTTCTGTGAGTATTGCGCAAGGTGTAGCTGGTGTTCCCTTATTGTCCGGGGCTGGCTTTCGAATGATATGCTGGTCTGTCTTTACCCTGTTAGGCTTAATCTATACCTTGCGTTATGCAAAAAAAGTTAGGGCTTTTCCTCAGCTGTCAATTGCATGGGAAAATGATAATCAATTTCGTGCTGAGAGTTATCAGCGGATTAATCATGATGTTTTGTCCTGGCATGATCGGGTCATACTATTGATTTTTTTTGCTGGTATTAGCTGGATTGTTTGGGGGGTTACGACACAAGGTTATTATTTACCAGAAATAGCAAGTCAGTTTTTTGCTATCGGATTTTTGATTGCAATCGTTGCCGTGGTATTGAGTCGTAATAATTTTACTGCTAATCAGGCTGCTATATCCTTTAAAGAAGGTGCCTCACAATTATTGCCCGCTGCCCTGGTTGTTGCTTTTGCCAAAGGTATTGTGTTGTTGCTCGGTGGTGATGATCCGAGTACCCCCAGTGTGCTTAATACATTGCTCTTTAATGCTTCGCAGTTGGTCGATGGCTTGCCGGAAAGTCTGGCAGCATTGTGCATGCTGGCATTCCAGAGCGTTTTTAATTTCTTTGTCACTTCAGGGTCGGGACAAGCGGCTTTAACCATGCCATTAATGGCACCGCTGGCAGATTTGGTCGGTGTTACTAGACAAACTGCGGTATTGGCTTTTCAGTTGGGTGATGGTCTGACCAACATATTAGTCCCCACATCAGCGGCATTAATGGGTTGTCTTGGCGCTGCCAGACTCGATTGGTCGCTGTGGTTCCGTTTTGTTATTTCCCTGCAGTGCCTTTTATTTTTGCTGGCCGCGGCTGCGATGTTAATCGCTGTGGCGATTGGCTTTTGA
- a CDS encoding TonB-dependent receptor plug domain-containing protein produces MRVINKKSLASAIQYALGTMTLSAMISGSANAESDRELYIEEVITTATTQSTLLSDTGISISSIDSMTMDEMGVNNFKDFTRTIPGVNFTEGNAPGEQTIIIRGVNFPSNRFQQSTVAVYIDELSLTQNGRNPDIDLIDMERVEVLRGPQGTLYGSSSMGGTLRYISNKPDTEEFTGDVEFGVEQTGSGDMGYRVNSTVNIPLTDTIAIRASAYMKDLDGWIDSVGWAGSSSGSSNEIIDGSLAEKNINSEETTGGRVALRWSATEDLTVDLMYLNHDTEVDGLSNENPYWGEGKQQRRFKETYADKLETYNLALNYDVEEGTFLWNSSKMVRDYKRVSDPSRQRIGLAWWYGDFSDAFDYSLDAFTDADGDFAGHAVRDRPIDFDLETHEFRFSSSFEGAMNFVAGAYFSKANNRWKQTETYPGITESKGTLVPFAYPNFYLGTSYEDAATTADFIVEADGYSGQDTDSDGVVDIFQFEPVLYANAPLNKVILKIVKSRLNKRLSMAILSMS; encoded by the coding sequence ATGAGAGTTATTAATAAAAAGAGCCTCGCCAGCGCAATTCAATATGCATTAGGTACGATGACGCTGAGTGCCATGATCAGCGGCTCAGCCAATGCTGAGTCTGACAGAGAGTTATATATTGAAGAAGTAATCACTACGGCAACCACCCAGTCTACCTTACTATCGGATACCGGAATATCAATTTCATCGATCGATTCAATGACCATGGATGAAATGGGGGTAAATAATTTTAAGGATTTTACCCGTACTATTCCGGGCGTGAATTTTACCGAAGGTAATGCTCCAGGTGAACAAACTATTATCATCCGCGGAGTAAATTTCCCCAGTAACCGTTTTCAGCAATCTACGGTGGCGGTGTACATCGATGAATTATCCCTGACTCAAAACGGTCGTAACCCTGACATCGATTTGATTGATATGGAGCGGGTAGAAGTTTTGCGTGGCCCACAAGGTACTTTGTATGGTTCAAGTTCTATGGGCGGTACTTTGCGCTACATCAGTAACAAACCTGATACCGAAGAGTTTACTGGTGATGTGGAATTTGGCGTGGAGCAAACAGGCTCGGGTGATATGGGTTATCGGGTCAATTCAACGGTCAATATTCCGCTTACAGACACTATTGCTATCCGCGCTAGTGCCTATATGAAAGATTTGGATGGCTGGATCGACAGTGTAGGTTGGGCGGGTTCCAGCTCAGGGAGTTCCAACGAGATTATTGATGGATCGTTAGCAGAAAAAAATATTAACAGTGAAGAGACTACGGGTGGTCGAGTGGCATTACGCTGGAGCGCTACCGAAGATCTGACAGTCGATTTAATGTATTTAAATCACGATACTGAAGTCGATGGTTTGTCTAATGAAAATCCCTATTGGGGAGAGGGTAAGCAACAGCGCCGGTTTAAAGAAACCTACGCGGATAAGCTCGAGACTTATAATTTGGCACTGAATTATGATGTAGAGGAGGGCACCTTTTTATGGAACTCTTCAAAAATGGTACGTGACTATAAGCGCGTATCCGATCCTTCTCGCCAACGTATTGGTCTAGCATGGTGGTACGGCGATTTTTCAGATGCCTTTGATTACAGTCTGGATGCCTTTACCGATGCCGATGGAGATTTTGCCGGTCATGCGGTTAGAGATCGGCCGATTGATTTTGATCTGGAAACTCACGAATTCAGATTTAGCAGTAGTTTTGAGGGTGCGATGAATTTTGTTGCGGGTGCTTATTTTTCCAAAGCCAATAACCGCTGGAAACAGACAGAAACCTATCCGGGCATTACCGAAAGCAAGGGGACTTTAGTGCCTTTTGCCTACCCCAATTTTTATCTGGGCACCAGTTATGAGGATGCGGCCACCACGGCTGATTTTATCGTTGAGGCCGATGGCTATTCTGGACAGGATACTGACAGTGATGGCGTGGTTGATATTTTTCAATTTGAGCCGGTGCTGTATGCCAATGCCCCTCTGAACAAGGTTATATTGAAGATCGTAAAGAGCAGGTTGAACAAACGTCTCTCTATGGCAATTTTATCTATGAGCTGA
- a CDS encoding serine hydrolase — translation MWRLLLTCIFLLPCCAHALNQQAISKLVEELDYLRSQQGVPAYALVISDKQKTLFTEVRGFSTLSSNTVAPQDAWFRIGSITKTFVALAALQAEKQGHLNLQDDLTALLSHANNNAYFRNPWSKKSPLKLIHLLEQTSGLTDMSKAEWDHNTPIPLDHALLKFSDQHKLQWPPGKYYSYSNTNYGLAGLAIEKATATPFEHYIEEQVFKPLGIEKIAIAHNNNVEARLITGYDSDGLTPIPYWHTIYRPLGEISVEPEEMAKLLRLFLNRGDEVFNKKIITRMETPHSSLAAQAGLEYGYGPGLYDWFRNGYRFYGHGGDGDGYLAHFAYQRESGLAYFLVINSFQGSSIARMRARVEQAFIADLPKAKFVPEYNIINPQHYTGSYQPASWRFGDKPTNSELRIFLKKNQLYAQFTDYRGEQEKAYPLIAVNDNLFRWRSEPDASMAIIKTDQGMLFSGDEGNFLKAINPVNR, via the coding sequence ATGTGGCGGCTATTACTGACATGTATTTTTCTATTACCTTGCTGCGCTCATGCTCTCAACCAACAGGCGATTAGCAAGCTGGTAGAAGAATTGGATTATTTGCGTAGTCAGCAAGGCGTACCCGCTTATGCCTTGGTTATATCAGATAAACAAAAAACGCTTTTTACAGAAGTCAGAGGGTTTTCAACACTCTCGTCCAATACAGTAGCGCCGCAAGATGCCTGGTTTCGAATTGGATCCATTACCAAAACCTTTGTTGCCTTAGCCGCATTACAGGCAGAAAAGCAGGGACACCTAAACCTTCAGGACGACCTTACAGCACTACTCAGCCATGCTAATAACAACGCTTACTTCCGCAATCCCTGGTCAAAAAAATCGCCCCTCAAACTTATTCATTTATTAGAGCAAACTAGTGGCCTTACCGATATGTCAAAGGCGGAATGGGACCACAACACGCCCATACCGTTAGATCACGCTTTATTGAAATTTTCTGACCAACATAAATTGCAATGGCCACCCGGCAAATATTATAGCTATAGCAACACGAATTATGGACTGGCAGGCCTCGCCATTGAAAAAGCAACAGCTACTCCGTTTGAGCATTATATTGAGGAGCAGGTATTCAAACCGCTGGGTATAGAAAAAATTGCTATTGCGCATAATAATAATGTAGAAGCCAGATTAATTACCGGGTATGACAGTGATGGCCTAACGCCAATCCCCTATTGGCATACTATTTACCGACCGCTGGGTGAAATTTCGGTAGAGCCTGAAGAAATGGCCAAGTTACTGCGCTTATTTTTAAACCGTGGCGATGAAGTGTTTAATAAAAAAATCATTACACGGATGGAAACACCACACAGTTCACTGGCAGCGCAAGCAGGCCTTGAATACGGCTATGGCCCTGGTTTGTACGATTGGTTTCGCAATGGTTATCGATTTTATGGCCATGGTGGTGATGGCGATGGCTACCTGGCTCACTTTGCTTATCAGCGCGAAAGCGGATTAGCGTATTTTCTAGTAATTAACAGTTTTCAAGGCTCCAGCATAGCCAGGATGCGGGCGCGAGTAGAACAGGCGTTTATAGCAGACCTACCTAAAGCCAAGTTCGTCCCGGAATATAACATCATAAACCCACAACACTATACTGGGAGTTATCAACCCGCCAGCTGGCGTTTTGGTGATAAACCAACGAACTCAGAGTTGCGCATTTTTTTAAAGAAAAATCAGCTCTATGCACAATTTACAGATTACCGCGGCGAGCAGGAAAAGGCGTACCCCCTCATAGCGGTCAACGATAATTTGTTTCGCTGGCGCTCAGAGCCTGATGCCAGCATGGCGATAATAAAAACTGATCAAGGTATGTTATTTAGTGGTGATGAAGGTAATTTTTTGAAAGCGATTAACCCTGTTAATCGGTGA
- a CDS encoding Lrp/AsnC family transcriptional regulator — MSINTPENLDRTDLRILDTVQRDGRITNRELAETVSLSPSACHQRLQRLIEKGWINSFHGDINVDRLCSPMQCIAAISMATHSPDSFRQLEARVDHMPEVLEAYTVSGASDFIIRFACPSMTRYIELTDELIRECPAISNISTHVVMRQSKRFSGFPLRALNPNFSF, encoded by the coding sequence ATGTCGATAAATACGCCTGAAAATCTAGATCGTACTGACTTGCGGATTCTTGATACGGTTCAGCGCGATGGGCGTATTACCAACCGTGAATTGGCAGAAACCGTTAGTTTATCGCCCAGTGCTTGTCACCAGCGGCTTCAGCGCCTGATTGAAAAAGGCTGGATCAATAGTTTTCATGGCGATATTAACGTCGATCGACTTTGTTCACCCATGCAATGTATTGCGGCAATTTCAATGGCGACTCATTCGCCTGATAGTTTTCGGCAGTTGGAAGCCAGAGTGGACCACATGCCCGAAGTGTTAGAGGCCTATACTGTATCCGGAGCAAGTGATTTTATCATTCGTTTTGCCTGCCCGAGTATGACTCGCTATATTGAATTGACTGATGAATTAATACGCGAGTGCCCGGCGATCAGTAATATCAGTACTCATGTTGTTATGCGTCAAAGCAAACGCTTTAGTGGTTTTCCTTTGCGGGCATTAAATCCCAATTTTTCTTTTTGA